One region of Bacillus zhangzhouensis genomic DNA includes:
- the purH gene encoding bifunctional phosphoribosylaminoimidazolecarboxamide formyltransferase/IMP cyclohydrolase — protein MTIKRALISVSDKTNLVPFAKELTELGIEVISTGGTHKLLQENGIDVIGISEVTGFPEIMDGRLKTLHPNIHGGLLAVRENDEHMAQIEKHGIQPIDLVVVNLYPFKETISKDDVTYEEAIENIDIGGPGMLRAASKNHQDVTVIVDPRDYDTVIQQIKEGGVSLEKKRELAAKVFRHTAAYDALIADYLTNFVGETEPEQFTVTFERKQSLRYGENPHQAATFYENALPAKGSLATAKQLHGKELSYNNIKDADAALQIVREFTEPAAVAVKHMNPCGVGTGETIAEAFDRAFKADETSIFGGIVALNREVDKQTAHVLHTIFLEIVIAPSFSQEALDVLTAKKNLRLLTLDVKTDLGKKEKQLTSVHGGLLVQDIDTYGLEEAVISIPTKREPTEDEWKDLKLAWKVVKHVKSNAIVLAKDQMTAGIGAGQMNRVGSANIAIEQAGEKAKGSALGSDAFFPMGDTVEAAAKAGVTAIIQPGGSIRDEESIQKADEYGIAMVFTGVRHFKH, from the coding sequence ATGACGATCAAACGCGCATTAATCAGTGTTTCCGATAAAACGAATCTTGTACCTTTTGCGAAAGAATTAACAGAACTTGGCATTGAAGTGATTTCAACTGGAGGTACACACAAGCTTCTTCAAGAGAACGGCATTGATGTCATTGGGATTTCAGAAGTTACTGGATTTCCTGAAATCATGGACGGACGACTCAAAACACTTCACCCGAACATTCATGGGGGACTTTTGGCAGTGAGAGAAAACGATGAGCATATGGCACAGATTGAAAAGCACGGTATTCAGCCGATTGATCTTGTTGTAGTGAATCTCTATCCATTCAAAGAAACGATTTCAAAAGACGATGTGACGTATGAAGAAGCGATTGAAAACATTGATATTGGCGGACCGGGAATGCTTCGTGCGGCATCAAAAAACCACCAAGACGTCACAGTGATTGTCGATCCTCGTGACTATGATACAGTCATTCAGCAAATCAAAGAAGGCGGCGTGTCACTAGAGAAAAAGCGTGAGCTCGCTGCAAAGGTATTCCGTCATACGGCTGCTTACGACGCTCTGATTGCGGATTACTTAACAAACTTTGTCGGCGAAACAGAGCCAGAACAGTTCACTGTCACGTTTGAGAGAAAACAATCCCTTCGTTATGGAGAAAACCCGCACCAAGCGGCGACTTTCTATGAAAATGCTCTTCCAGCCAAAGGTTCTTTGGCTACTGCAAAGCAATTACATGGAAAAGAACTTTCCTATAACAATATTAAAGATGCAGATGCAGCTCTTCAAATCGTACGTGAATTTACGGAGCCAGCGGCTGTTGCTGTAAAGCATATGAATCCATGCGGCGTTGGTACAGGAGAAACGATTGCAGAAGCATTTGACCGAGCATTCAAAGCAGATGAAACGTCTATTTTTGGCGGCATTGTGGCACTTAACCGTGAAGTAGACAAACAAACGGCTCACGTGCTGCATACGATTTTCTTAGAAATTGTCATCGCCCCATCGTTTAGCCAAGAAGCACTTGACGTGTTAACAGCGAAAAAGAACCTTCGTCTATTAACATTAGATGTAAAAACGGACCTTGGGAAAAAAGAAAAGCAGCTGACAAGTGTCCATGGCGGACTGCTTGTTCAGGATATTGACACGTACGGTTTAGAGGAAGCAGTCATTTCAATTCCAACGAAAAGAGAACCAACAGAAGACGAATGGAAAGACTTAAAGCTTGCTTGGAAAGTGGTCAAGCATGTGAAATCAAATGCTATTGTCCTTGCGAAAGATCAAATGACAGCAGGAATCGGCGCTGGTCAAATGAACCGGGTCGGCTCAGCGAACATTGCGATTGAGCAAGCAGGTGAAAAAGCGAAAGGAAGCGCACTAGGCTCTGATGCGTTCTTCCCAATGGGTGATACAGTGGAAGCAGCTGCGAAAGCAGGTGTCACTGCGATCATTCAGCCAGGCGGTTCCATTCGTGATGAAGAATCGATTCAAAAAGCAGATGAATACGGCATCGCCATGGTCTTCACTGGCGTTAGACATTTCAAACATTAA
- the purN gene encoding phosphoribosylglycinamide formyltransferase — translation MKKFAIFASGSGTNFQAIMDTLKKEQWQAEAAIVICDKPGAKVLERAEKEGIPSFAFTPKAFPNKAAFEQTIIEQLRLHEVEWIFLAGYMRLIGPTLLEAFRGKIVNIHPSLLPAFPGLDAIGQAYQAGVKVAGITVHFVDEGMDTGPIIDQAAIYIEQGEELESIEKRMHELEHTLYPKVIKSLLELS, via the coding sequence ATGAAGAAGTTTGCGATCTTCGCCTCTGGAAGCGGGACGAATTTTCAAGCCATTATGGATACATTAAAAAAAGAACAGTGGCAGGCAGAGGCCGCCATTGTGATTTGTGATAAACCGGGTGCAAAGGTGCTGGAGCGTGCTGAGAAAGAGGGCATTCCCTCCTTTGCCTTTACCCCGAAGGCTTTTCCGAATAAAGCCGCTTTTGAACAAACGATCATTGAACAGCTTAGGCTGCATGAAGTGGAATGGATTTTCCTTGCTGGGTATATGAGACTGATTGGTCCGACATTACTTGAAGCATTCAGAGGGAAAATTGTCAATATCCACCCGTCCTTGCTGCCAGCCTTCCCAGGGCTGGATGCCATTGGTCAAGCCTATCAAGCAGGCGTCAAAGTGGCAGGCATCACTGTCCATTTTGTCGACGAAGGCATGGATACAGGTCCGATTATTGACCAAGCCGCGATTTATATCGAACAAGGGGAAGAGCTTGAATCGATTGAAAAAAGAATGCATGAACTAGAACACACACTATATCCAAAAGTGATCAAATCACTTTTAGAATTATCTTAA
- the ablB gene encoding putative beta-lysine N-acetyltransferase yields the protein MVQLKELANERFSASICIDSFNERIRLDDYSGRVRDVIQFVLQEAADCKASKVIVKVRREHMPLFLENGFRLEGVFSHYFLGSDAYGMSLFLTEDRMNSPYWLKEDEMVASIQEKPLKKDQGTWQDEYVMRKADTQDIHKLAKLYDTVFETYPTPMNEPDYIQKVMQEGTVFYAVEHDGHIVSAASAEINAPYGHAELTDCATFPSYRKLGFMHHLILALEKELQSMHIYVFYSLARALSYGMNQVFYQLGYTYTGRFQNNCYIFDKIEDMNLWVKTPNES from the coding sequence ATGGTGCAATTGAAGGAACTTGCAAACGAGCGTTTTTCTGCCTCGATCTGTATTGACTCATTTAATGAGCGAATTCGTTTAGATGACTACAGCGGCAGGGTGCGGGATGTGATTCAGTTCGTGCTTCAGGAAGCGGCGGACTGCAAGGCTTCTAAGGTCATTGTGAAAGTTAGGCGTGAGCATATGCCTCTTTTTTTAGAAAATGGCTTTCGGCTTGAAGGCGTGTTTTCTCATTATTTTCTTGGAAGTGATGCGTACGGCATGTCGCTCTTTCTGACGGAGGATCGAATGAACAGCCCGTATTGGCTGAAGGAAGATGAAATGGTTGCGTCTATTCAGGAAAAGCCTCTCAAAAAAGACCAAGGCACGTGGCAGGATGAGTATGTGATGAGGAAAGCGGATACACAGGATATTCACAAGCTGGCAAAGCTCTATGATACCGTCTTTGAAACGTACCCTACGCCAATGAACGAGCCAGATTATATTCAAAAGGTAATGCAGGAAGGGACAGTCTTTTATGCCGTTGAACATGACGGGCACATTGTGAGTGCAGCATCCGCTGAAATCAATGCGCCGTATGGTCATGCGGAATTAACAGATTGTGCGACCTTTCCATCATACAGAAAACTAGGATTCATGCATCATTTGATTCTAGCACTCGAAAAAGAACTTCAATCCATGCACATCTATGTCTTTTATTCTCTCGCACGTGCACTGTCCTATGGAATGAATCAAGTGTTTTATCAGCTCGGCTATACGTATACTGGCCGTTTCCAAAACAACTGCTATATTTTTGACAAAATTGAAGATATGAATCTATGGGTGAAAACGCCGAATGAATCATGA
- the purD gene encoding phosphoribosylamine--glycine ligase, with product MNVLIIGRGGREHTIAWKVNQSELVSQVFVAPGNDGMTDAAKLVPIDEGDHEALIRFAKENEIGLTIVGPEVPLIAGVVDAFEEAGLKVFGPNAKAAVIEGSKEFAKDLMKNYGIPTAAYAAFTSFEEAKAYVKEKGAPIVIKADGLAAGKGVTVAMTLEEAVDCLHDFLEDEKFGDASASVVIEEFLTGEEFSLMAFVNGEKVYPMVIAQDHKRAFEDDKGPNTGGMGAYSPVPQISDEVVQKAVEDVVKPAARAMVQEGRPFTGILYAGLMQTPEGSKVIEFNARFGDPETQVVLPRLESDLVQVFLDILDGKDVDLQWKDTAAVSVVLASEGYPEDYAKGTPIGTLQTTVSNVVTFHAGTKKENDQFVTNGGRVANVTAFDDTFEAARSRVYEAVEDIIQPGLFYRGDIGARALKAAGKTV from the coding sequence GTGAACGTATTAATTATCGGCAGAGGCGGAAGAGAGCATACCATCGCATGGAAAGTGAATCAAAGTGAACTTGTCAGCCAAGTATTTGTCGCACCCGGCAATGATGGAATGACAGATGCTGCGAAGCTTGTCCCAATCGATGAAGGCGATCATGAGGCATTAATTCGTTTTGCAAAAGAAAATGAAATCGGCTTAACGATTGTCGGTCCAGAGGTTCCTTTAATTGCAGGTGTGGTGGATGCATTTGAAGAAGCAGGTCTAAAAGTATTTGGACCGAATGCAAAAGCTGCGGTGATTGAAGGCTCAAAGGAATTTGCAAAAGACTTAATGAAAAATTACGGTATCCCGACAGCCGCCTATGCTGCCTTCACATCGTTTGAAGAAGCAAAGGCTTATGTGAAAGAAAAGGGTGCGCCGATTGTCATTAAAGCAGATGGTCTTGCAGCAGGAAAAGGCGTGACCGTCGCTATGACACTTGAAGAGGCGGTCGATTGTCTGCATGATTTCTTAGAAGATGAAAAGTTTGGCGATGCAAGTGCATCTGTTGTGATTGAAGAATTTTTAACAGGCGAGGAATTTTCACTGATGGCTTTTGTTAATGGTGAAAAGGTGTACCCAATGGTGATCGCGCAGGATCACAAACGGGCCTTTGAAGATGACAAAGGACCGAATACCGGCGGAATGGGCGCCTATTCACCAGTTCCGCAAATTTCAGATGAAGTGGTTCAGAAAGCGGTGGAAGATGTCGTCAAACCGGCAGCTCGCGCAATGGTGCAGGAAGGGCGTCCGTTTACAGGCATTTTATATGCAGGTTTAATGCAGACACCAGAAGGTTCAAAGGTGATTGAATTTAATGCACGCTTTGGCGACCCTGAAACGCAAGTGGTTCTCCCTCGTCTTGAATCAGATCTAGTTCAAGTCTTCCTCGATATTCTTGATGGAAAAGATGTAGACTTACAGTGGAAAGACACTGCGGCTGTCAGTGTGGTTCTTGCATCAGAAGGATACCCGGAAGACTATGCAAAAGGCACACCAATCGGTACTTTGCAAACGACTGTCTCTAATGTCGTGACCTTCCACGCAGGAACAAAAAAAGAAAACGATCAATTCGTCACAAATGGCGGCCGTGTAGCGAATGTAACCGCATTTGACGACACATTTGAAGCGGCAAGATCAAGAGTGTATGAAGCGGTTGAAGACATCATACAGCCAGGTCTATTTTATCGCGGTGACATCGGTGCCCGTGCGCTGAAGGCAGCGGGGAAAACCGTTTAA
- the purM gene encoding phosphoribosylformylglycinamidine cyclo-ligase, whose amino-acid sequence MSEAYKNAGVDIEVGYEAVKRMKTHVERTKRAGVMGALGGFGGMFDLSELPYKKPVLVSGTDGVGTKLKLAFLMDQHDTIGIDAVAMCVNDVLAQGAEPLFFLDYLAVGKADPLKIESIVKGVADGCEQSGSALVGGETAEMPGLYTEDEYDIAGFSVGVVEKDEIVTGESIKEGHLLIGLSSSGIHSNGYSLVRKVLLEDAGLDLHQTYEPFTRPLGEELLEPTKIYVKPVLKQVKAGKIDGMAHVTGGGFIENLPRMLPEGLGVEIDNGSWPVPPIFSFIQEKGQLKAEEMFNVFNMGIGFVLAVKEDDLVEVIRGLEEDGEKAFLIGRVQKGEGVTFGGGSLS is encoded by the coding sequence ATGTCAGAAGCATATAAAAACGCCGGTGTCGACATCGAAGTAGGATACGAAGCCGTCAAACGAATGAAAACACACGTAGAACGTACAAAAAGAGCAGGCGTCATGGGTGCTCTAGGCGGATTTGGCGGTATGTTTGATTTATCTGAGCTGCCATACAAAAAGCCCGTTCTTGTCTCAGGAACAGATGGTGTTGGAACAAAATTAAAGCTTGCCTTTTTAATGGATCAACACGATACGATCGGCATAGATGCCGTGGCGATGTGTGTCAACGATGTGCTGGCACAAGGGGCAGAGCCGCTCTTTTTCTTAGATTACTTAGCCGTTGGTAAAGCAGATCCTTTGAAAATTGAATCCATTGTCAAAGGTGTGGCTGACGGGTGTGAGCAGTCCGGTTCAGCGCTTGTCGGAGGAGAAACAGCAGAAATGCCGGGTCTTTATACAGAAGATGAATATGATATTGCTGGTTTTTCAGTAGGCGTCGTTGAAAAGGATGAAATCGTGACAGGAGAGAGCATCAAAGAGGGGCACTTGCTTATTGGACTCAGCTCAAGCGGAATTCATAGCAATGGCTACTCTCTCGTTCGTAAAGTATTACTGGAAGACGCTGGTCTGGATCTGCATCAAACGTATGAACCTTTTACAAGACCGCTTGGAGAAGAGCTTCTTGAACCGACCAAAATTTATGTGAAGCCTGTTCTCAAACAAGTGAAAGCCGGCAAGATTGACGGCATGGCACATGTGACAGGCGGCGGCTTTATTGAAAATTTACCGCGTATGCTGCCTGAAGGGCTTGGCGTTGAGATTGATAACGGCTCATGGCCAGTACCGCCAATTTTCTCCTTTATTCAAGAAAAAGGACAGTTAAAGGCTGAAGAAATGTTCAACGTGTTTAATATGGGCATTGGTTTTGTCTTAGCGGTAAAAGAAGATGACCTTGTCGAAGTGATCAGAGGACTTGAAGAAGACGGAGAGAAAGCATTTCTCATCGGCCGTGTTCAAAAAGGAGAAGGTGTCACATTCGGCGGTGGAAGCCTCTCATGA
- a CDS encoding PucR family transcriptional regulator ligand-binding domain-containing protein, translating to MAILVKDALSLDIMKETKLLAGENGLDRLIQWVTIVEIIEDTSRLSEGELLVTTGFGLADNLERRARLEELIQSQRLSAIAIYKGVYLTEIPASLIEAAKNSGIPLIEIPSHVNFSDITKAILEQIVSSQLHQLKYSSAIHQRLTHLNVSNKNVTQITDELAHLTSANIVVLDVFLHQTAAHLIKDVVTYSPTFGFLTDHEPIETTPLLKQAEEKGRLVYDTCGAFVLAACPVIAMGDIFGFIVSLKKKDAWHHLDAIAIEHAGAVYAIEWLKQKAIQDTENQMQGHLLDDILQQQYTEESYVVEQATKLQYDMSDEQVVIYFQFQHQHTQLDHQMMQRLSQLLTSIFERRHIPFLLKTRLDSIFVLTPAEKKAFQEAEWYRAAEECRSTWSYFFPVHPIVIGIGRAYDQIGLFSKSAKEAQYAARLLPLLKTEECIIHYQKLGLYGMLLEMNEAGMNLHDFYVELLSPLLYTKKQGADLIHTLEVYLAHNENIQKSAGELFIHRHTLSYRLKQIETRTGCSLKSTDDRMKLQLSIMAYRLSGLLDQMRTIS from the coding sequence ATGGCGATTCTCGTCAAAGATGCACTCTCGCTCGATATCATGAAGGAAACAAAGCTGCTTGCTGGGGAAAATGGTCTGGACCGCCTCATTCAGTGGGTGACCATTGTGGAAATTATCGAAGATACTTCAAGGCTTTCAGAAGGGGAGCTGCTCGTCACAACCGGCTTTGGACTTGCAGACAATCTAGAAAGGCGCGCCCGGCTTGAGGAGCTGATTCAATCTCAACGTCTATCGGCCATTGCGATTTATAAAGGCGTATACTTAACGGAAATTCCGGCATCACTGATCGAAGCTGCCAAAAACAGCGGCATCCCACTTATCGAGATTCCTTCACATGTCAACTTCTCAGACATTACAAAAGCCATCCTAGAGCAAATCGTCAGCAGCCAGCTCCATCAGCTTAAATATTCTTCAGCCATTCACCAAAGACTGACCCATTTAAATGTCAGCAATAAAAATGTCACGCAAATTACAGATGAGCTGGCACATCTCACTTCGGCGAACATCGTTGTGCTTGATGTTTTTTTACATCAAACAGCAGCTCATCTCATAAAAGATGTAGTGACCTACTCTCCTACTTTTGGCTTTCTGACAGATCATGAACCAATCGAAACGACGCCTCTTCTTAAGCAGGCTGAGGAGAAAGGACGGCTCGTTTATGACACGTGCGGTGCGTTTGTCCTCGCTGCATGTCCAGTGATTGCAATGGGCGATATTTTCGGATTTATTGTATCTTTAAAGAAAAAGGATGCGTGGCATCATCTCGACGCGATTGCCATCGAGCATGCCGGGGCGGTGTATGCGATTGAATGGCTGAAGCAAAAAGCCATTCAAGATACAGAAAACCAAATGCAAGGTCATTTGTTAGATGATATTTTGCAGCAGCAATACACAGAAGAAAGCTATGTGGTCGAACAGGCAACAAAGCTGCAATACGATATGAGCGATGAGCAGGTGGTCATCTACTTTCAATTTCAGCATCAGCACACACAGCTCGATCACCAAATGATGCAGCGCCTATCTCAATTGCTCACGTCGATATTTGAACGCAGACATATTCCTTTTTTACTTAAGACAAGGCTCGATTCCATTTTTGTTCTTACACCAGCAGAAAAAAAAGCGTTTCAAGAAGCGGAGTGGTATCGCGCAGCAGAAGAGTGCCGGAGCACTTGGTCTTATTTTTTTCCCGTCCATCCGATTGTGATTGGCATTGGGAGAGCCTATGACCAGATCGGTCTCTTTTCAAAAAGCGCGAAGGAAGCGCAGTATGCAGCAAGGCTTCTTCCGCTTTTAAAGACAGAAGAATGCATCATTCATTATCAAAAGCTCGGCTTATACGGGATGCTGCTTGAAATGAATGAAGCGGGTATGAATTTGCATGACTTTTACGTGGAGCTGTTAAGTCCCTTGCTTTATACGAAAAAACAGGGGGCTGACCTGATCCATACACTCGAAGTGTATTTGGCACACAATGAAAATATTCAAAAATCTGCGGGAGAATTGTTTATTCACAGGCATACATTAAGCTACCGGCTGAAACAAATTGAAACGAGAACAGGCTGCAGCCTCAAATCAACAGATGATCGGATGAAGCTGCAACTCAGTATCATGGCGTACCGCCTATCTGGTCTGCTTGATCAGATGAGAACCATTTCATGA